Proteins encoded together in one Rhizobium sp. 11515TR window:
- a CDS encoding aspartate ammonia-lyase, protein MEDPALVPEQSSTRLEADPLGSVPVPASAYYGAQTARAIANFQISGIPIGHYPDLIRSLAYVKKAAASANFILGDLSEDKKDAILRACDEVAGGMFADQFVLDVFQGGAGTSTNMNMNEVIANRALEHLGLSRGRFDIIHPNNDVNLSQSTNDVYPTAIRLALILSTQKLLDALECLSASFERKAREFADIVKLGRTQLQDAVPMTLGQEFMAFAVTLREDSSRLAEATDLFYEVNLGGTAIGTGITADPRYAATAIGELAKVAGVPVRSASDFVEACWDTGAFVLFSGTLKRTAVKISKICNDLRLLSSGPRGGFGEIALPPMQPGSSIMPGKVNPVIPEMVNQVAFQVIGSDLVVTMAAEGGQLQLNAFEPVIVFNLLQSISLMTRAFRTLADKCVDGIVANEHMCRRNLEAGTALATALTSLIGYERAAELAKQILSTGRTMRDLLEEDQSMSASLIDQALEVKSLTQPVRLRRT, encoded by the coding sequence ATGGAAGACCCGGCATTGGTTCCTGAACAATCGAGTACGCGCCTCGAGGCGGATCCGCTCGGGTCTGTCCCGGTTCCGGCTTCGGCCTATTACGGGGCTCAAACCGCGCGTGCGATCGCAAATTTTCAGATTTCCGGCATTCCGATCGGCCACTACCCTGACTTGATCCGCTCTCTTGCCTATGTGAAAAAGGCGGCCGCAAGCGCCAACTTCATTCTTGGAGATTTATCTGAAGATAAGAAGGACGCGATCCTCCGCGCCTGCGACGAGGTCGCCGGGGGGATGTTTGCCGATCAGTTCGTCCTTGACGTTTTCCAGGGCGGGGCCGGCACATCGACCAACATGAACATGAACGAGGTGATCGCAAACCGCGCACTTGAGCATCTTGGCTTGTCGCGCGGTCGATTTGACATCATCCATCCGAATAACGATGTCAATCTGTCCCAATCGACCAACGACGTCTATCCGACGGCGATCCGATTGGCCCTCATTCTGTCGACACAGAAATTGCTTGATGCGCTGGAATGCCTTTCAGCGTCATTTGAACGCAAGGCAAGGGAGTTCGCCGACATCGTGAAGCTCGGCAGGACCCAGCTTCAAGATGCCGTTCCGATGACGCTCGGCCAAGAGTTCATGGCCTTTGCGGTGACCTTGCGGGAAGATTCGTCGAGACTGGCGGAGGCCACCGACCTGTTTTACGAGGTAAACCTCGGCGGTACGGCGATCGGCACAGGGATTACCGCCGATCCCCGCTACGCCGCCACCGCGATCGGTGAGTTGGCAAAGGTAGCCGGCGTGCCTGTGCGGTCGGCCAGCGACTTCGTCGAAGCCTGCTGGGACACCGGCGCCTTTGTTCTGTTTTCCGGCACCTTGAAGCGCACCGCCGTCAAGATATCCAAAATTTGCAATGATCTTCGGCTTCTATCGAGCGGCCCCCGCGGCGGTTTCGGAGAGATTGCGCTTCCCCCTATGCAGCCGGGATCCTCGATCATGCCGGGCAAGGTCAATCCCGTCATCCCCGAAATGGTTAACCAAGTGGCTTTCCAGGTCATCGGCTCTGATCTCGTTGTCACAATGGCTGCAGAAGGCGGCCAGCTGCAGTTGAATGCATTCGAGCCCGTCATCGTTTTCAATCTACTTCAGTCGATATCGTTGATGACACGCGCTTTTCGCACACTAGCCGACAAATGCGTTGATGGCATTGTCGCCAATGAGCACATGTGCCGGCGCAATCTCGAAGCGGGCACGGCGCTCGCAACCGCGCTGACCTCCCTCATCGGTTACGAGAGGGCCGCGGAACTCGCAAAGCAGATCCTGTCTACCGGAAGAACGATGCGGGACCTGCTGGAGGAGGACCAAAGTATGTCCGCGAGCCTCATCGACCAAGCTCTCGAGGTGAAATCGTTGACGCAGCCTGTCCGGCTTCGCCGCACTTGA
- a CDS encoding helix-turn-helix domain-containing protein: MNHRMDDAASFSANLRTLCDRQGSVAAVCRKIKVNRQQFNKYLSGAHLPAAANMRIIANYFGLSVPILFSDPEEFRTLVDGNFFHAMSAARQLPEFARFVSTMLVENSVPDSDIVGVYDRYQFSSIYKGFVLKSAFCIYRANQFLQHYYVERFPSFDDPKKMEYVFKYYGFCFPIADRIFTADFEGIQSNELTFGVYAQVKRNSKKFMFGISSGIAATVFRQPYSTKVALHYKGPGLLTREQLKGITVMDKNDPAIPREALQYLGDGSDMIQMS, encoded by the coding sequence ATGAACCACAGGATGGACGATGCGGCCTCGTTTTCCGCGAACCTGAGGACCTTGTGCGATCGCCAGGGCTCGGTGGCGGCGGTATGCCGTAAGATCAAGGTTAATCGCCAACAATTCAATAAATATCTCTCGGGCGCCCATCTGCCTGCGGCGGCCAATATGCGTATCATCGCCAATTATTTCGGCTTGAGCGTGCCGATCCTTTTTTCCGATCCCGAGGAATTCCGGACCCTGGTCGACGGCAACTTCTTTCACGCCATGTCGGCGGCCCGGCAGCTGCCGGAATTTGCGCGTTTCGTCTCTACGATGCTTGTCGAGAATTCCGTTCCCGACAGCGATATCGTCGGCGTCTACGACCGATATCAGTTCTCCTCCATCTACAAGGGCTTTGTCTTGAAGTCCGCATTCTGCATCTACCGGGCAAACCAGTTCCTGCAACACTATTACGTGGAGCGTTTCCCAAGTTTCGACGATCCGAAGAAGATGGAATACGTCTTCAAATATTATGGCTTCTGCTTTCCAATTGCCGATCGCATATTCACAGCCGACTTCGAGGGCATTCAGTCGAACGAGCTTACCTTCGGCGTCTATGCTCAGGTCAAGCGCAATTCCAAGAAGTTCATGTTCGGGATTTCGAGCGGAATCGCGGCGACGGTGTTCCGCCAGCCTTATTCCACCAAGGTCGCGCTGCACTACAAGGGGCCCGGCCTGTTGACGAGGGAGCAGCTGAAAGGGATCACGGTCATGGACAAGAATGATCCGGCGATCCCCCGCGAGGCGCTTCAATATCTTGGCGATGGCTCAGACATGATCCAGATGTCCTGA
- a CDS encoding Gfo/Idh/MocA family protein, translating into MGTETIATEHMVSAIRSVGHEPLWVVSRNSQYAATFAGDLDIPNATDDLERVWADREVRFVYVSATRERRSFHIAAAAEAGKHILCDGPISNECEEAARLVALCHDRKVTLAVHHIARASSVHQTMKRLIRDGHIGQIHSIVVARGGAFHPSPNRRDQFANLEGDIFFDAAIEDVDLARFLTDAEPHRVTGLSKPRQAEPQHLAFVLSMDDGCIFQAHESFLTAEIEDTVMIAGSKGSLTASGTLYGRGSGTLTRRIGGKNELIPIRDKDVHVAAIQDFVTGLHGRPTWLSTGADSVANLAAIQSVMASIRAGRVIDVKQ; encoded by the coding sequence ATGGGCACGGAAACCATCGCGACCGAGCATATGGTTTCCGCGATACGCTCGGTCGGCCATGAACCGCTATGGGTAGTCAGCCGCAATTCTCAATACGCGGCCACGTTTGCCGGTGACCTCGACATCCCCAACGCGACCGATGACCTCGAACGGGTTTGGGCCGATCGTGAAGTGCGCTTCGTCTATGTCAGCGCCACCCGGGAGCGGCGCTCGTTTCACATCGCTGCGGCCGCAGAAGCGGGCAAGCATATTCTCTGCGATGGCCCGATCAGTAATGAATGCGAAGAGGCAGCCCGGCTCGTGGCGCTCTGTCATGACCGCAAGGTCACGCTCGCCGTTCACCACATCGCGCGCGCTTCCAGCGTTCATCAGACGATGAAGCGCCTGATCCGCGACGGCCATATTGGCCAAATTCATTCAATCGTCGTGGCACGCGGCGGCGCTTTTCATCCCTCCCCAAACCGCCGCGATCAGTTCGCCAATCTCGAAGGCGACATCTTCTTCGATGCGGCCATCGAGGACGTCGATCTTGCGCGGTTCTTGACCGACGCCGAACCCCATCGGGTCACGGGGCTTTCGAAGCCGCGGCAGGCCGAGCCGCAACACCTTGCCTTCGTTCTTTCCATGGATGATGGTTGCATCTTCCAGGCTCACGAAAGCTTCCTCACCGCCGAAATTGAAGACACGGTCATGATCGCGGGATCGAAGGGATCGCTGACTGCGAGCGGGACGCTTTATGGTCGTGGATCCGGCACGTTGACTCGCAGGATTGGCGGCAAGAACGAGCTTATACCGATCCGCGACAAGGACGTGCACGTCGCTGCCATTCAGGATTTTGTCACGGGGCTTCACGGGAGGCCGACCTGGCTTTCGACCGGTGCGGACAGCGTTGCGAACCTAGCCGCCATCCAGTCGGTCATGGCGTCGATCCGGGCCGGCCGGGTTATCGACGTCAAACAATGA
- a CDS encoding sugar phosphate isomerase/epimerase family protein, with product MSKRGQIILHSLVARHSTMAIDVEIARQVGFDGLEASGDKIAACLEAGLSRSELKSLVGDTFIPGIGFLIDIERQKDDKAKLLSQANRLFELAGAVGAHGVEVITGPLSLEVARAKGATPSLYRGLIDLPEDEQIALTASNLRELSDIAADHNLILYLEALSWTPLNTIDKQLKVIEKTRRDNLRLLVDFWHCYTSGDTPERVAKLDKELLYGIHVCDSLQFDGGIPDEPMLRDVPTGEGVLDLQEWTDAVRATGYEGWWSCELFCRRNHQENSFEVARKLKDLMSSLLGR from the coding sequence ATGAGCAAGCGGGGTCAGATCATTCTCCATTCTCTGGTCGCTCGGCATTCGACCATGGCGATCGATGTCGAAATTGCCCGGCAAGTGGGCTTCGACGGCTTGGAAGCGTCTGGCGACAAAATCGCGGCCTGCCTTGAAGCCGGCTTATCGAGGAGCGAACTCAAGTCTCTTGTTGGCGATACGTTCATCCCCGGCATCGGCTTTCTGATCGACATCGAACGCCAGAAGGACGACAAGGCCAAGCTGCTTTCGCAAGCAAACCGTCTGTTCGAACTAGCGGGCGCCGTTGGTGCGCATGGCGTCGAGGTTATTACCGGGCCATTGAGTCTGGAGGTAGCCCGGGCGAAAGGGGCGACGCCCAGCCTCTACAGGGGCCTGATCGACCTGCCCGAAGACGAACAGATCGCGCTTACGGCATCCAATCTGCGGGAGCTGTCAGACATCGCTGCAGACCACAATCTCATCCTATATCTCGAGGCACTGTCCTGGACGCCGCTCAATACGATCGACAAGCAGCTCAAGGTCATTGAGAAAACCCGTCGCGATAACCTGCGGCTCCTGGTGGACTTCTGGCATTGCTACACATCCGGCGACACGCCCGAGCGGGTCGCCAAGCTCGACAAGGAGCTTCTCTATGGCATTCATGTCTGCGACTCGTTGCAATTTGATGGCGGTATTCCGGACGAACCTATGCTGCGCGACGTGCCGACCGGTGAAGGTGTCCTCGATCTTCAGGAGTGGACGGATGCCGTTAGAGCGACCGGCTACGAGGGTTGGTGGAGTTGCGAACTCTTCTGCCGCCGCAATCACCAGGAAAATAGTTTCGAGGTCGCTCGCAAACTCAAGGACCTGATGAGCAGCTTGCTCGGCCGCTAG
- a CDS encoding GMC family oxidoreductase: MLLPSFGSARYGIKPGTGKHHRYDYIVVGGGSTGCVVASRLSENDSVRVALLEEGPTDSNPYIHIPGAYYKTAQGSLLKRLAWEAGPELARNEEQTMVQARVLGGGSSVNAMIYIRGVPSDYQQWVQMGAAGWAYEDVLPYFKRSEDNNRFCNDAHGVGGPLGVSDIDHIHPLTRSWLQACQQAGLPYNPDFNSGSQAGCGLYQITAKDGRRSSAAVAYIEPAKRRPNLQVVTRTTVTRLIIENGRAVGVEYIRNGEKHVLRAEREVIVSAGAIGTPKLLMLSGIGPAYELNRHGIKIQADLPGVGKNLQDHVEISLIYQLNGPHSYDKYKKMHWKAAAGLNYALFKCGPASSNLIEGGAFWWGNRDEQVPDIQFFMVVGAGIEEGVDAVPGGNGCTINLGQIRPRSRGEISLQSADFAVNPRIAPNYFSDPYDLEAITEGTLVAMDIMSKPALSKYLQSRYVPDLSVTSRDEVRTFCRRNAHAALHPSGTCRMGVDEMAVVDPQLRVRGVEGLRVADASVMPTLISGNPNAVCIMIGERAADFLRVTH; this comes from the coding sequence ATGTTGCTTCCTTCATTTGGCTCTGCGCGATATGGCATCAAGCCGGGTACAGGCAAGCATCATCGCTATGACTACATCGTCGTCGGCGGCGGATCGACCGGCTGCGTGGTCGCTTCGCGATTGTCCGAGAATGATAGTGTCCGGGTGGCGCTCCTCGAGGAGGGGCCGACCGATTCCAACCCCTATATCCACATCCCGGGCGCCTATTACAAAACGGCCCAGGGGAGCCTGCTGAAGCGTCTCGCCTGGGAAGCCGGTCCGGAGCTTGCGCGCAACGAAGAGCAGACGATGGTACAGGCGCGCGTGCTTGGCGGCGGCAGTTCGGTCAACGCAATGATCTACATTCGCGGCGTCCCTTCCGACTATCAGCAATGGGTGCAGATGGGCGCCGCAGGATGGGCCTATGAGGATGTGCTTCCCTATTTCAAGCGCTCCGAGGACAACAACCGTTTCTGCAACGACGCTCACGGGGTTGGAGGTCCGCTCGGCGTTTCCGACATCGATCACATCCATCCTTTGACCCGTAGCTGGCTGCAGGCCTGCCAACAGGCTGGCCTGCCTTATAATCCCGATTTCAATTCCGGCAGCCAGGCGGGGTGCGGACTCTATCAGATCACGGCGAAGGACGGCAGACGCAGCAGTGCTGCCGTCGCATATATCGAGCCCGCGAAGCGACGGCCGAACCTCCAGGTCGTCACACGCACCACCGTTACGCGGCTGATCATCGAAAACGGCAGGGCGGTGGGTGTCGAATATATCCGCAACGGCGAGAAGCACGTGCTGCGTGCGGAACGGGAAGTAATCGTCTCGGCAGGCGCCATAGGTACGCCGAAACTCCTGATGCTGTCAGGTATCGGACCGGCCTACGAGCTGAATCGGCACGGGATCAAGATACAAGCAGATCTCCCGGGTGTCGGCAAGAACCTGCAGGACCATGTCGAAATATCGCTGATCTATCAGCTGAACGGTCCACACAGCTACGACAAATATAAGAAGATGCACTGGAAGGCGGCCGCCGGTCTGAACTACGCTCTCTTCAAGTGCGGGCCTGCATCGTCGAACCTCATCGAGGGCGGCGCTTTCTGGTGGGGCAATCGGGACGAACAGGTCCCCGACATCCAGTTTTTCATGGTCGTCGGCGCCGGCATCGAGGAGGGCGTCGATGCGGTCCCCGGCGGCAATGGCTGCACTATCAACCTTGGCCAGATCCGGCCGAGGTCACGGGGCGAGATCAGCCTGCAGAGCGCCGATTTTGCGGTCAATCCCCGGATTGCTCCGAATTACTTCTCCGATCCCTATGATCTGGAGGCGATCACCGAAGGCACGTTGGTCGCGATGGATATCATGTCCAAGCCGGCGCTTTCGAAATACCTGCAGTCGCGCTATGTGCCGGATCTCAGCGTCACATCACGCGACGAGGTGCGTACGTTCTGCCGGAGGAACGCCCATGCAGCGCTGCATCCGTCCGGCACCTGTCGGATGGGCGTCGACGAAATGGCGGTGGTCGATCCGCAGCTGCGTGTAAGGGGAGTCGAGGGGCTTCGCGTCGCCGACGCATCGGTGATGCCAACACTGATTTCGGGCAACCCGAATGCCGTCTGCATCATGATCGGCGAACGGGCAGCCGATTTTCTGCGCGTGACGCATTGA
- a CDS encoding FAD-dependent oxidoreductase → MQQTADVVIVGSGIGGSSLAYSLAQTGLKVLILERGGHLTDSAEARDDVAIFQRGFYRPTEEWLGTDGESFLANNYYYVGGNSKFFGAVMYRYRKEDFDARPHLDGSSPGWPCTYEELEPWYERAEKVFRVRGALGQDPTEPFHSKPYAFAAVPDEESIASVRSRLKRAGVHPASLPLAIDIEAWLHRAKTGWDAFPNTGVGKIDAEVGPLTEALRHPNVRLLTGAHVLRLETDETGKRVTAAVFVKDGIEQRISAGIFAVATGAVQTAALLLRSASKSHPTGLANSSDQLGRNFMNHNTSAMLVLDYRHNASVYQKTIAFNDFYNADNDYGAPLGNVQLLGHITGNILKANFPVPAPSWLVRLIARHAYGWFLTSEDLPNPESRVMVRDDRIVVNWIRSNMRAHQALINKTKSVMRKAGFPVVLTHTFGRKTTSHQCGTARLGRDPKTSVVDLNCRAHDVENLYITDASVLPTSAAVNPALTIAALAIKAGASIGGA, encoded by the coding sequence ATGCAACAGACAGCGGACGTGGTGATCGTAGGTTCCGGCATCGGAGGCAGTTCGCTCGCCTACAGCCTTGCCCAGACGGGCCTCAAAGTCCTCATCCTGGAGCGCGGCGGCCACCTCACAGACAGTGCTGAAGCCCGTGACGACGTCGCGATTTTCCAGCGCGGTTTCTATCGGCCAACCGAGGAGTGGCTCGGAACCGACGGCGAGAGCTTTCTTGCGAACAACTACTATTACGTTGGGGGCAATTCGAAATTCTTCGGTGCGGTGATGTACCGGTACCGGAAGGAAGATTTCGACGCGCGTCCGCATCTCGACGGGAGTTCTCCCGGCTGGCCATGTACATATGAAGAGCTGGAGCCGTGGTATGAGCGGGCGGAAAAGGTCTTCCGGGTGCGCGGTGCGCTCGGTCAGGATCCGACCGAGCCGTTTCACAGCAAGCCCTATGCCTTCGCTGCTGTTCCAGACGAGGAGTCGATCGCATCCGTTCGCAGCCGGCTGAAGCGGGCAGGCGTCCATCCGGCGAGCTTGCCGCTGGCGATTGACATCGAGGCCTGGCTTCATCGCGCAAAGACCGGCTGGGATGCCTTCCCAAACACCGGCGTCGGCAAGATCGACGCCGAGGTCGGTCCACTGACGGAGGCGCTGCGTCACCCGAACGTCAGACTCCTGACCGGCGCCCACGTGTTGCGACTGGAAACGGACGAGACCGGCAAGCGCGTCACCGCTGCCGTTTTCGTCAAGGACGGGATCGAGCAGCGGATCTCGGCCGGTATCTTCGCGGTCGCCACCGGCGCTGTGCAGACCGCAGCTCTCCTTCTGAGGTCGGCCAGCAAGTCTCACCCGACGGGACTGGCCAACAGCTCAGACCAACTCGGCCGAAATTTCATGAACCACAACACGTCCGCCATGCTGGTGCTCGACTATCGCCACAATGCGTCCGTCTACCAGAAGACGATAGCCTTCAACGATTTCTATAACGCTGACAACGATTACGGCGCACCGCTTGGAAACGTCCAGTTGCTGGGGCACATCACCGGTAACATTCTGAAGGCAAACTTCCCTGTACCCGCACCCTCGTGGCTGGTCCGCCTGATCGCGCGACATGCCTATGGCTGGTTCCTCACGAGCGAAGATCTTCCCAATCCGGAAAGCCGGGTGATGGTCCGCGACGATCGCATCGTCGTCAACTGGATTCGCTCCAACATGCGCGCCCATCAGGCTCTCATAAACAAGACGAAAAGCGTCATGCGGAAGGCCGGTTTCCCCGTTGTCCTCACGCACACGTTCGGTCGCAAGACGACCTCTCATCAATGCGGTACCGCGCGGCTCGGGCGTGACCCGAAGACGTCGGTCGTCGATCTGAACTGCCGTGCGCATGACGTGGAAAATCTTTACATAACAGACGCGTCGGTTCTGCCAACGTCGGCGGCGGTCAACCCAGCATTGACGATCGCTGCCCTGGCGATCAAGGCGGGCGCTTCGATCGGAGGTGCGTGA
- a CDS encoding ABC transporter ATP-binding protein, which yields MSALEIDRVRKAYGDLEVLKEVSISIGTGDFLVLLGPSGCGKSTLLNMIAGLETITGGQIRIGEKLVNHLSPKDRDIAMVFQSYALYPTMTVRENIEFGMKIRKVLPAERNKAVKAAADLLQISHLLDRKPSQLSGGQRQRVAMGRAIVRQPKLFLFDEPLSNLDAKLRVDMRTEIKRLHQRLGTTIVYVTHDQIEAMTLATRVAVMKDGVVQHLDEPQKVYDRPANVYVAKFVGSPSMNIIPGRLEVAGSSVTAVIDVANKPSARVTGIGLSAESARRYAGKNVLVGIRPENFTPASAGSGNNIAVDVDVVEPTGPDALVVFQLANVEVTARLPPNVTRSRSEASLAVDASKIVLFDTQTEARID from the coding sequence ATGTCTGCTCTTGAAATTGATCGCGTCCGCAAGGCCTATGGCGATCTGGAAGTTCTGAAGGAAGTATCGATCTCAATCGGTACCGGCGATTTCCTTGTACTGCTCGGACCTTCCGGCTGCGGCAAGTCGACCCTCCTCAATATGATAGCCGGTCTCGAGACGATCACCGGCGGTCAGATCCGCATCGGAGAAAAGTTGGTCAACCATCTCTCGCCGAAAGACCGTGACATCGCAATGGTGTTCCAGTCCTACGCGCTTTATCCGACGATGACAGTGCGAGAAAACATCGAGTTCGGGATGAAGATCCGCAAGGTACTCCCGGCTGAGCGGAATAAGGCGGTCAAGGCTGCGGCCGATCTTCTCCAGATCAGCCATCTTCTCGACCGTAAGCCGTCGCAGCTGTCGGGAGGCCAGCGCCAGCGCGTCGCCATGGGACGTGCGATCGTCCGCCAGCCGAAGCTCTTTCTGTTCGACGAACCGCTGTCGAACCTCGATGCCAAGCTTCGCGTCGACATGCGCACCGAAATAAAGCGCCTGCATCAGCGCCTGGGTACGACGATCGTCTACGTCACGCATGACCAGATCGAGGCCATGACGCTCGCAACCCGTGTCGCTGTCATGAAGGACGGCGTCGTCCAGCATCTCGACGAGCCTCAGAAGGTCTATGACCGGCCGGCAAACGTCTATGTCGCAAAGTTCGTCGGATCACCATCGATGAACATCATCCCCGGCAGGCTCGAGGTTGCCGGCTCATCCGTGACCGCAGTCATCGACGTGGCGAACAAGCCGTCGGCGCGCGTGACCGGTATCGGCCTGTCTGCCGAGTCAGCCAGACGGTATGCCGGCAAGAACGTGCTTGTGGGGATCCGCCCGGAGAACTTCACACCCGCTTCCGCAGGGTCAGGCAACAACATCGCCGTGGACGTCGATGTGGTCGAGCCAACCGGACCCGATGCGCTCGTTGTCTTCCAGCTCGCCAACGTCGAGGTAACGGCAAGATTGCCGCCCAATGTCACTCGGTCACGGTCTGAAGCATCGCTCGCCGTCGATGCCTCGAAGATCGTCCTGTTCGACACCCAGACCGAAGCCAGAATCGATTGA
- a CDS encoding carbohydrate ABC transporter permease, which produces MTTDVIRARRSALFGRIFVYGSLVALAAFYLMPLWVMIVTSLKSLDEIYSGSFIGLPQQVTFDAWQKAWDEACIGTECSGLRPYFVNSLLMVIPAVILSTGIGAINGYILTKWRFPGSNFIFGMLLFGCFLPFQAVILPMAQLLGALKLSGTIPGLVLVHTVYGISFTTLFFRNYFITIPNELTRAAQIDGAGFFRIFFSIMLPAALPIIVVSCIWQFTQIWNDFLFGVSFTAGQSSPITVALNNIVNVTMGRKQYNVDMAAAMIAAIPTLVVYILAGRYFVRGLTAGAVKG; this is translated from the coding sequence ATGACCACTGACGTTATCAGGGCGCGGCGCTCCGCCTTGTTCGGGCGTATCTTCGTCTACGGGTCGCTCGTCGCTCTCGCGGCATTCTATCTGATGCCGCTTTGGGTGATGATCGTCACGTCGCTTAAGTCGCTTGACGAGATCTATTCCGGCTCCTTCATCGGTCTTCCGCAGCAGGTCACCTTCGACGCCTGGCAGAAGGCCTGGGACGAAGCATGCATCGGCACCGAGTGCAGCGGCCTCAGGCCCTATTTCGTCAATTCGCTGTTGATGGTCATTCCGGCGGTCATTCTGTCGACCGGGATCGGAGCGATCAATGGCTACATCCTGACGAAATGGCGATTCCCAGGCTCGAACTTCATCTTTGGCATGCTGCTTTTCGGCTGCTTCCTGCCCTTTCAGGCGGTGATCCTGCCGATGGCGCAGCTGCTTGGCGCCCTAAAGCTCTCGGGAACCATCCCGGGACTGGTTCTCGTTCACACCGTTTATGGTATCAGCTTCACGACGCTGTTCTTCAGGAACTACTTCATCACGATTCCCAACGAACTGACGCGTGCGGCGCAGATCGACGGCGCCGGATTTTTCCGCATCTTCTTTTCGATCATGCTGCCGGCGGCGCTACCGATCATCGTCGTTTCGTGCATCTGGCAGTTCACACAGATCTGGAATGACTTCCTTTTCGGTGTGTCGTTTACCGCGGGACAATCGTCACCGATCACCGTGGCACTCAACAATATCGTCAACGTCACGATGGGGCGCAAGCAATACAACGTCGACATGGCCGCTGCCATGATCGCCGCAATTCCCACGCTCGTCGTCTACATCCTGGCTGGCCGCTACTTCGTACGCGGACTAACTGCCGGTGCCGTGAAAGGCTGA
- a CDS encoding carbohydrate ABC transporter permease — protein sequence MNSRISPKDRFTLWLPRLVLSPSLVVVFIGVYLFIAWTGWISLSSSKMVPRYDFVGLEQYIRLWATPRWETAVANLFIFTVLFLAITIALGLLLAILLDQQVRAEGFLRAVYLYPMALSFIVTGTAWKWILNPGLGVQKVVNELGWTGFVFDWITRPEYAIYCVVIAAVWQSTGFAMAIFLAGLRGIDNSVIKAAQIEGAGLVRIYWSIIVPMLRPAFLSVIVLLSYISIKSFDLVLALTNGGPGSATEMPSTFMFSATFKRNQMGIGAASAMMMLMTVAAIIVPYLYSELRESRNDH from the coding sequence ATGAACAGTAGGATTTCTCCCAAAGATAGATTTACGCTCTGGCTGCCCCGGCTGGTCCTCTCTCCAAGCCTGGTGGTGGTGTTTATCGGCGTCTATCTCTTCATTGCATGGACGGGCTGGATATCCCTGTCGTCGTCCAAAATGGTGCCGCGATACGACTTCGTAGGCCTGGAGCAATATATTCGCCTTTGGGCAACACCCCGCTGGGAGACGGCAGTCGCCAATCTCTTCATCTTCACGGTGCTGTTCTTGGCAATAACCATCGCGCTCGGCCTATTACTCGCGATCCTTCTCGACCAGCAGGTTCGGGCCGAGGGCTTCCTGCGGGCCGTCTACCTCTATCCGATGGCGCTTTCGTTCATCGTTACCGGCACCGCGTGGAAGTGGATCCTCAATCCCGGACTTGGCGTGCAGAAAGTCGTCAACGAGCTCGGCTGGACCGGCTTTGTCTTCGACTGGATCACGAGGCCGGAATACGCCATCTACTGCGTCGTGATTGCGGCGGTCTGGCAATCGACCGGCTTTGCCATGGCGATTTTCCTGGCTGGCCTGCGGGGCATCGACAATTCCGTCATCAAGGCCGCACAAATCGAAGGTGCGGGCCTTGTGCGGATCTACTGGAGCATCATTGTGCCCATGCTCCGGCCGGCCTTCCTCAGCGTCATCGTTCTTCTGAGCTACATCTCGATCAAGAGCTTCGATCTTGTCCTGGCGCTCACAAACGGTGGCCCGGGCAGCGCCACCGAAATGCCGTCGACCTTCATGTTTTCCGCGACTTTCAAACGAAATCAGATGGGCATCGGTGCGGCGAGCGCCATGATGATGCTGATGACGGTTGCGGCGATCATCGTCCCGTACCTCTATTCTGAACTCAGGGAGAGCCGCAATGACCACTGA